The Linepithema humile isolate Giens D197 chromosome 7, Lhum_UNIL_v1.0, whole genome shotgun sequence genome has a window encoding:
- the MAGE gene encoding non-structural maintenance of chromosomes element 3 homolog, with amino-acid sequence MSKRKGLRSTQNMGESSDIFLSQLGPSTRALSQESDRRTQRKNNSNMLLSQPSPSSDILLSQPGPSTQSSMLSQGSNRRTRASALSQRSDSSIRTRVLSQESDSSSQANRSSQRCSKNSDRESANLQNMMEHEQAPLISSIIRYILVADGNKQVIQKNHIVKNILNGNNKLFRSTIDEVKGQLFAVFGYILKEVENNKYILINDIENHLPHLSYNDNNKQVLLFLVLVHIFMHGESCKQEILWDYLRNLNIITENSFQHEYFGDVKQLVSVDFVNQRYLAKVVPEKNELSDFEYVWGNRAENEITYRSCLEFVANIYGSPLNKWRLQYKAMIEQEKKRSSDVSE; translated from the exons ATGA GTAAAAGAAAAGGATTGCGTAGCACTCAAAATATGGGAGAAAGTAGTGATATTTTCCTATCGCAACTTGGTCCGAGCACTCGGGCATTATCACAAGAATCTGATCGAAGAACTcaaaggaaaaataatagtaatatgtTGCTATCGCAGCCTAGCCCAAGCAGTGATATTCTCTTATCACAACCTGGTCCAAGCACTCAGTCTAGTATGTTATCACAAGGATCTAATCGAAGAACTAGAGCTAGTGCATTGTCACAAAGATCTGACTCAAGCATTCGGACTAGAGTATTGTCACAAGAATCTGACTCAAGCAGTCAGGCTAATAGATCATCGCAAAGATGTTCTAAAAATTCAGACAGAGAATCagcaaatttgcaaaatatgatGGAGCACGAGCAAGCACCACTTATTAGTAGCATAATAAGATATATACTTGTGGCAGATGGAAATAAACAGGTTATACAGAAGAATCATATCGTTAAAAACATACTAAATGGAAATAACAAACTATTTCGTTCAACTATAGATGAAGTGAAGGGACAATTATTTGCG GTGTTTGGATACATATTGAAGGaagtggaaaataataaatatatattgataaatgatATAGAAAATCATCTTCCACATCTATCGTATAACGACAATAATAAGCAGGTGCTATTGTTTCTTGTGCTTGTGCACATTTTTATGCATGGTGAATCTTGTAAACAAG AGATATTGTGGGACTATCTTCGCAATTTGAACATTATAACTGAAAACAGTTTCCAACATGAATATTTCGGTGATGTTAAACAATTGGTGTCggtt GATTTTGTAAATCAGAGATATCTTGCAAAAGTAGTACCAGAGAAGAATGAGTTGTCAGATTTCGAATATGTATGGGGAAATCGTGCGGAAAATGAAATCACTTATCGTTCCTGTTTGGAATTTGTGGCAAAT ATATACGGCAGCCCCCTAAATAAGTGGAGATTACAATATAAAGCAATGATTgagcaagaaaaaaaacgatCATCAGACGTTTCAgaataa